The following coding sequences lie in one Megalodesulfovibrio gigas DSM 1382 = ATCC 19364 genomic window:
- a CDS encoding helix-turn-helix domain-containing protein: MTESAASEKHSFSESFLAALLADTTTDRQQKLEAWLSYHRIYKNRLAVDLGVHPSMISRIIKGDRAPKERIQQLVELGIPEQLLPAPSRPPGRPKGSTKRKSSSLHK, encoded by the coding sequence ATGACAGAATCCGCTGCCTCAGAAAAACACTCCTTCTCCGAAAGCTTCCTGGCTGCGCTGCTGGCTGACACGACAACGGACCGGCAGCAAAAGCTTGAGGCGTGGCTTTCGTATCATCGAATTTACAAAAACCGACTTGCCGTGGATCTGGGTGTGCATCCCTCGATGATCTCGCGCATCATCAAGGGGGATCGTGCGCCGAAGGAACGCATCCAGCAGTTGGTGGAATTGGGGATTCCTGAGCAGCTTCTCCCGGCGCCGTCGCGTCCGCCAGGTCGGCCCAAGGGATCAACGAAACGAAAATCGTCTTCCTTGCACAAATGA